A genome region from Scleropages formosus chromosome 6, fSclFor1.1, whole genome shotgun sequence includes the following:
- the onecut2 gene encoding one cut domain family member 2, which produces MKTAYNAYRCLAKDLDAYAMNPDMTMDSIGNLHGGVSHDQDLMSSHSPHHNRNTGASLRIHQDLAAASSRSAMVSSMATILDGAGEYRPELSLPLHHAMSMPCDSSPPGMGMSGTYTTLTPLQPLPPISTVSDKFHHAHHHHHHHHQRISGNVSGSFTLMRDERGLPAMNNLYSPYHKDMPGMGQSLSPLASSPLGNGLGSIHSTQQSLHNYGTHGHDKMLGSNFEAHTAMLARGDQHLSRGLGAPTPGMMPHLNGMHHSGHPGHPQSHGPVLASSRDRPPSSSGTQGGSAGQLEEINTKEVAQRITAELKRYSIPQAIFAQRVLCRSQGTLSDLLRNPKPWSKLKSGRETFRRMWKWLQEPEFQRMSALRLAACKRKEQDPSKERSNTPKKSRLVFTDLQRRTLLAIFKENKRPSKEMQLTISQQLGLELTTVSNFFMNARRRSLDKWVDEGSPGAASSASSTCTKA; this is translated from the exons ATGAAGACCGCATACAACGCCTATCGATGCCTGGCCAAGGATTTGGATGCTTACGCCATGAACCCAGATATGACAATGGACAGCATTGGCAATCTGCATGGTGGAGTAAGCCATGACCAGGATCTCATGAGCAGCCACAGTCCTCACCACAATCGCAACACGGGGGCTTCCTTGCGGATACACCAGGACCTGGCAGCGGCATCCTCGCGCTCGGCCATGGTGTCCAGCATGGCTACCATCCTGGACGGGGCTGGAGAGTACCGTCCGGAGCTGTCGCTGCCGCTGCACCACGCCATGAGCATGCCGTGCGACTCGTCCCCGCCCGGGATGGGCATGAGCGGCACCTACACCACGCTGACGCCACTCCAGCCGCTGCCGCCCATTTCCACGGTTTCGGACAAATTCCACCATgcgcaccaccaccaccaccaccaccaccagcggATCTCGGGCAACGTGAGCGGGAGCTTCACGCTGATGCGGGACGAGCGGGGTCTACCAGCAATGAACAACCTCTACAGCCCCTACCATAAGGACATGCCGGGTATGGGTCAGAGTTTATCCCCCTTGGCCAGCAGTCCCCTGGGCAACGGCTTGGGCTCCATCCACAGCACGCAGCAGAGCCTCCACAACTACGGCACGCACGGCCACGACAAGATGCTGGGCTCCAACTTCGAGGCGCACACCGCCATGCTGGCCAGGGGGGACCAGCACCTCTCGAGAGGCCTCGGCGCTCCCACGCCAGGTATGATGCCACATCTGAACGGGATGCACCACTCCGGGCATCCGGGCCACCCTCAATCCCACGGGCCCGTGTTGGCCTCCAGCCGGGACAGACCGCCCTCCTCCTCTGGAACGCAGGGTGGCAGCGCGGGGCAGCTCGAAGAGATCAACACCAAGGAGGTGGCGCAGAGGATCACGGCGGAGCTGAAGCGCTACAGCATCCCGCAGGCCATCTTCGCGCAGCGCGTGCTGTGCCGCTCGCAGGGCACCCTGTCCGACCTGCTGAGGAACCCCAAGCCGTGGAGTAAACTTAAATCGGGGAGGGAGACTTTCAGAAGGATGTGGAAGTGGCTGCAGGAGCCCGAGTTCCAGAGGATGTCGGCCCTCCGGCTTGCAG CATGCAAAAGAAAAGAGCAAGACCCAAGCAAAGAAAGGAGCAATACACCAAAGAAATCTCGCCTGGTTTTTACTGACCTCCAGCGGCGTACACTTCTGGCCATCTTCAAGGAGAACAAACGCCCTTCCAAGGAAATGCAGCTGACCATTTCTCAGCAGCTTGGCTTGGAACTGACCACTGTTAGTAACTTCTTCATGAATGCCAGGAGGCGGAGCTTGGACAAATGGGTGGATGAGGGGAGTCCTGGGGCGGCATCCTCTGCTTCCAGTACTTGTACCAAAGCGTGA